Proteins encoded in a region of the Pseudomonas shahriarae genome:
- the nuoH gene encoding NADH-quinone oxidoreductase subunit NuoH: MTWFTPEVIDVIISVVKAIVILLAVVVAGALLSFVERRLLGWWQDRYGPNRVGPFGMFQIAADMLKMFFKEDWTPPFADKVIFTLAPVVAMSALLIAFAIIPITPTWGVADLNIGLLFFFAMAGLSVYAVLFAGWASNNKFALLGSLRASAQTVSYEVFMGLALMGIVVQVGSFNMRDIVEYQAQNLWFIIPQFFGFCTFFIAGVAVTHRHPFDQPEAEQELADGYHIEYAGMKWGMFFVGEYIGIILISALLVTLFFGGWHGPFGILPQLAFFWFFLKTAFFIMLFILLRASIPRPRYDQVMDFSWRFCLPLTLINLLVTAAVVLLNTPAGAVQ, encoded by the coding sequence ATGACCTGGTTCACCCCTGAAGTGATCGACGTGATCATCTCGGTCGTCAAGGCCATCGTGATCCTGTTGGCCGTGGTCGTCGCGGGCGCCCTGCTCAGCTTCGTCGAACGTCGCCTGCTGGGCTGGTGGCAGGACCGTTACGGTCCGAACCGCGTTGGCCCATTTGGTATGTTCCAGATCGCTGCCGACATGCTGAAAATGTTCTTCAAGGAAGACTGGACCCCGCCGTTTGCCGACAAGGTGATCTTCACCCTGGCACCGGTCGTGGCCATGAGCGCCTTGCTGATCGCCTTCGCGATCATCCCGATCACCCCGACCTGGGGCGTGGCGGACCTGAACATCGGCTTGCTGTTCTTCTTCGCCATGGCCGGTCTGTCGGTCTACGCGGTGCTGTTCGCCGGCTGGGCCAGTAACAACAAGTTCGCCCTGCTGGGCAGCTTGCGGGCCTCGGCCCAGACTGTGTCCTACGAAGTGTTCATGGGCCTGGCGCTGATGGGCATCGTGGTGCAGGTGGGCTCGTTCAACATGCGCGACATCGTCGAGTACCAGGCACAGAACCTGTGGTTCATCATTCCGCAGTTCTTCGGCTTCTGTACCTTCTTCATCGCTGGCGTGGCCGTGACTCACCGTCACCCTTTCGACCAGCCCGAAGCGGAACAGGAACTGGCCGACGGTTACCACATTGAATATGCCGGCATGAAATGGGGCATGTTCTTCGTCGGTGAGTACATCGGCATCATCTTGATCTCGGCCCTGCTGGTCACGCTGTTCTTCGGCGGCTGGCACGGTCCGTTCGGCATCCTGCCGCAGTTGGCGTTCTTCTGGTTCTTCCTCAAGACCGCGTTCTTCATCATGTTGTTTATCCTGCTGCGCGCTTCCATTCCGCGTCCACGATACGACCAGGTGATGGATTTCAGCTGGCGCTTCTGCCTGCCGCTGACCCTGATCAATTTGCTGGTGACTGCTGCCGTTGTGTTGTTGAACACGCCAGCGGGCGCGGTTCAGTGA
- the nuoI gene encoding NADH-quinone oxidoreductase subunit NuoI, giving the protein MFKYIGDIVKGTGTQLRSLVMVFGHGFRKRDTLQYPEEAVYLPPRYRGRIVLTRDPDGEERCVACNLCAVACPVGCISLQKAETEDGRWYPDFFRINFSRCIFCGLCEEACPTTAIQLTPDFEMAEFKRQDLVYEKEDLLISGPGKNPDYNFYRVAGMAVAGKPKGAAQNEAEPINVKSLLP; this is encoded by the coding sequence ATGTTCAAATATATTGGCGACATCGTTAAGGGTACCGGTACCCAGTTGCGAAGCCTGGTGATGGTTTTCGGCCATGGCTTTCGCAAACGCGACACCCTGCAATACCCGGAAGAAGCGGTGTACCTGCCGCCGCGTTATCGCGGCCGTATCGTACTGACCCGCGACCCTGATGGCGAAGAGCGTTGCGTAGCCTGCAACCTGTGCGCCGTGGCGTGCCCGGTTGGCTGTATCTCCCTGCAGAAAGCTGAAACCGAAGACGGTCGCTGGTACCCGGACTTCTTCCGCATCAACTTCTCGCGCTGCATTTTCTGCGGCCTCTGCGAGGAAGCTTGCCCGACCACCGCAATCCAGCTGACACCGGATTTCGAGATGGCCGAGTTCAAACGTCAGGACCTGGTGTACGAGAAAGAAGATCTGTTGATCTCTGGTCCCGGTAAAAACCCTGATTACAACTTCTATCGTGTTGCAGGTATGGCCGTTGCCGGTAAGCCCAAGGGCGCCGCACAAAACGAAGCCGAGCCGATCAACGTGAAGAGCTTGCTGCCTTAA
- the nuoG gene encoding NADH-quinone oxidoreductase subunit NuoG, which produces MATIHVDGKALEVDGADNLLQACLSLGLDIPYFCWHPALGSVGACRQCAVKQYTDENDTRGRIVMSCMTPATDNTWISIDDDESKAFRASVVEWLMTNHPHDCPVCEEGGHCHLQDMTVMTGHNERRYRFTKRTHQNQDLGPFISHEMNRCIACYRCVRFYKDYAGGTDLGVFGAHDNVYFGRVEDGVLESEFSGNLTEVCPTGVFTDKTHSERYNRKWDMQFSPSICHGCSSGCNISPGERYGELRRIENRFNGSVNQYFLCDRGRFGYGYVNREDRPRQPLLADGAKLSLDAALDKAADLLRGRNIVGIGSPRASLESNYALRELVGAEHFYSGIEAGELERIRLVLQVLNDSPLPVPNMRDIEDHDATFVLGEDLTQTAARIALSLRQSVKGKAEEMADAMRVQPWLDAAVKNIGQHALNPLFIASLAETKLDDIAEECVHAAPDDLARIGFAVAHALDASAPAVEGLDAEAAALAQRIADALLAAKRPLIIAGTSLGSKALIEAAANIAKALKLREKNGSISLVVPEANSLGLAMLGGESLDSALQAVIDGTADAIVVLENDLYTRTDATKVDAALNAAKVLIVADHQKTATSDRAHLVLPAATFAEGDGTLVSQEGRAQRFFQVFDPKYMDASILVHEGWRWLHALRATLLNQPIDWTQLDHVTAAVAASAPQLARIVDAAPSAAFRIKGMKLAREPLRYSGRTAMRADISVHEPRTPQDNDTAFAFSMEGYSGSVEPRQQVPFAWSPGWNSPQAWNKFQDEVGGHIRAGDPGTRLIESTGDSLNWFAAVPRPFNPAQGTWQVVPFFHLFGSEETSSKAAPVQERIPQAYVSVAKSEADRLGVNDGALLSVNVAGQTLRLPLRINDELGAGLVALPKGLAGIPPAIFGQTVDGLQEAAQ; this is translated from the coding sequence ATGGCCACTATCCACGTAGACGGCAAAGCGCTCGAAGTCGATGGGGCGGACAACCTGTTACAGGCGTGTCTGTCACTAGGCCTCGACATCCCTTATTTCTGCTGGCACCCCGCGCTTGGTAGCGTCGGTGCCTGTCGCCAGTGTGCGGTCAAGCAGTACACCGACGAAAACGACACCCGTGGTCGTATCGTTATGTCCTGCATGACGCCGGCCACCGACAACACCTGGATTTCCATCGACGATGATGAATCCAAGGCGTTCCGCGCCAGCGTTGTCGAATGGCTGATGACCAACCACCCCCACGACTGCCCGGTCTGTGAGGAAGGCGGTCACTGCCACCTGCAAGATATGACGGTGATGACCGGCCACAACGAGCGCCGTTATCGCTTCACCAAGCGTACCCACCAGAACCAGGACCTCGGCCCGTTCATTTCCCACGAAATGAACCGCTGCATCGCCTGCTATCGCTGTGTGCGCTTCTATAAAGACTACGCCGGCGGCACCGACCTGGGCGTATTCGGCGCCCACGACAACGTGTACTTCGGTCGCGTTGAAGACGGCGTGCTCGAAAGCGAGTTCTCCGGCAACCTCACCGAGGTCTGCCCGACCGGTGTGTTTACCGACAAGACCCACTCCGAGCGCTACAACCGCAAGTGGGACATGCAGTTCTCGCCGAGCATCTGCCATGGCTGCTCCAGCGGTTGCAACATCTCCCCGGGCGAGCGCTATGGCGAACTGCGTCGCATCGAAAACCGCTTCAACGGTTCGGTCAACCAGTACTTCCTGTGCGACCGTGGCCGTTTCGGCTATGGCTACGTCAACCGCGAAGACCGCCCTCGCCAGCCATTGCTGGCCGATGGCGCCAAGCTGAGCCTGGACGCGGCGCTGGATAAAGCCGCTGACCTGCTGCGCGGGCGCAACATCGTGGGTATCGGTTCGCCACGCGCCAGCCTCGAAAGCAACTACGCGTTGCGCGAGCTGGTAGGCGCCGAGCACTTCTACAGCGGTATCGAAGCCGGTGAGCTGGAGCGCATTCGCCTGGTCCTGCAAGTGCTCAATGACAGCCCGCTGCCAGTACCGAACATGCGCGACATCGAAGACCACGACGCGACTTTCGTGCTCGGTGAAGACCTGACCCAGACCGCCGCACGTATCGCCCTGTCGCTGCGCCAGTCGGTCAAAGGCAAGGCCGAAGAAATGGCCGACGCCATGCGCGTCCAGCCGTGGCTCGACGCCGCGGTGAAAAACATCGGCCAGCACGCGCTGAACCCGCTGTTTATCGCCAGCCTGGCTGAAACCAAGCTCGACGATATCGCCGAAGAATGCGTACACGCAGCGCCCGACGACCTGGCTCGCATCGGTTTCGCCGTGGCCCACGCCCTCGACGCCAGCGCCCCTGCCGTCGAAGGCCTGGACGCAGAAGCTGCAGCCCTGGCCCAGCGCATCGCCGATGCCCTGCTGGCGGCCAAGCGTCCACTGATCATTGCCGGTACCTCGCTGGGTTCCAAGGCGCTGATCGAGGCCGCCGCCAACATCGCCAAAGCCTTGAAGCTGCGCGAGAAGAACGGCTCCATCAGCCTGGTCGTGCCGGAAGCCAACAGCCTTGGCCTGGCCATGCTCGGTGGCGAGTCCCTGGACAGCGCCCTGCAAGCCGTGATCGACGGCACTGCGGACGCCATCGTGGTACTGGAAAACGACCTGTACACCCGCACCGATGCGACCAAGGTCGATGCCGCGCTGAATGCTGCCAAAGTGCTGATCGTCGCCGATCACCAGAAGACCGCCACCAGCGACCGCGCCCACCTGGTGCTGCCAGCCGCCACCTTCGCCGAAGGCGACGGGACCCTGGTCAGCCAGGAAGGCCGCGCCCAGCGCTTCTTCCAGGTGTTCGATCCAAAGTACATGGACGCCAGCATCCTGGTTCACGAAGGCTGGCGCTGGCTGCATGCCCTGCGCGCAACCCTGCTGAACCAGCCGATCGACTGGACCCAGCTCGACCACGTCACCGCAGCCGTCGCCGCGAGCGCACCGCAGTTGGCGCGTATCGTCGATGCCGCACCGTCCGCCGCGTTCCGCATCAAGGGCATGAAGCTGGCCCGTGAACCGCTGCGTTACTCCGGGCGTACCGCCATGCGCGCGGATATCAGCGTGCACGAACCGCGTACCCCGCAAGACAACGACACCGCGTTCGCCTTCTCCATGGAAGGCTACTCGGGTTCGGTCGAGCCCCGTCAGCAGGTGCCATTTGCCTGGTCGCCGGGCTGGAACTCGCCGCAGGCCTGGAACAAGTTCCAGGACGAAGTCGGTGGTCATATCCGCGCTGGCGACCCGGGCACCCGCCTGATCGAAAGCACCGGCGATTCGCTGAACTGGTTCGCTGCAGTACCGCGTCCGTTCAACCCGGCCCAGGGCACCTGGCAGGTTGTGCCGTTCTTCCACCTGTTCGGCAGCGAAGAGACCTCTTCCAAAGCCGCACCGGTGCAAGAGCGCATTCCACAAGCCTACGTGTCCGTGGCCAAGTCCGAAGCCGATCGCCTGGGCGTCAACGATGGTGCCCTACTCAGCGTGAACGTAGCCGGCCAGACCCTGCGTCTGCCGCTGCGCATCAACGACGAGCTGGGTGCTGGCCTGGTTGCACTGCCAAAAGGCCTCGCCGGGATTCCTCCTGCGATCTTTGGCCAAACCGTTGACGGTCTGCAGGAGGCAGCGCAATGA
- the nuoJ gene encoding NADH-quinone oxidoreductase subunit J, whose product MEFAFYFASGIAVVSTLRVITNTNPVHALLYLIISLIAVAMTFFSLGAPFAGVLEVIAYAGAIMVLFVFVVMMLNLGPASVAQERVWLKPGIWLGPVILAALLLAELLYVLFAHQSGQAIGHTTVDAKAVGISLFGPYLLVVELASMLLLAAAITAFHLGRNEAKEQ is encoded by the coding sequence ATGGAATTCGCTTTCTATTTCGCATCGGGTATTGCAGTGGTGTCCACGCTTCGCGTGATCACCAACACCAACCCCGTGCACGCCCTGCTCTACCTGATCATTTCGCTGATCGCCGTGGCCATGACCTTTTTCAGCCTCGGCGCACCGTTTGCCGGTGTCCTGGAAGTGATCGCCTACGCTGGCGCCATCATGGTGCTTTTCGTGTTTGTGGTGATGATGCTCAACCTGGGGCCGGCTTCGGTCGCCCAGGAGCGCGTCTGGCTCAAGCCCGGCATCTGGCTTGGCCCGGTGATCCTGGCGGCGCTGCTGCTGGCTGAACTGCTGTATGTACTGTTCGCTCACCAGAGCGGCCAGGCCATCGGCCACACCACCGTAGACGCCAAGGCCGTGGGCATCAGCCTGTTCGGCCCGTACCTGCTGGTGGTCGAACTGGCTTCGATGCTGCTGCTCGCTGCAGCCATCACTGCCTTCCACTTGGGCCGCAACGAAGCCAAGGAGCAATGA
- the nuoN gene encoding NADH-quinone oxidoreductase subunit NuoN produces MEFTIQHFIALAPLLITSLTIVVVMLAIAWRRNHSQTFLLSTAGLNLALLSIIPALKVAPLAVTPLVMIDDFALLYTALILVATLACVTLAHAYLGEGGTGYPGNREELYLLILLAAAGGIVLVSAQHLAGLFIGLELLSIPTYGLVAYAFFNKRSLEAGIKYMVLSAAGSAFLLFGMALLYAEAGSLSFSGIGHALATTSMPAPLAQLGLAMMLIGLAFKLSLVPFHLWTPDVYEGAPAPVAAFLATASKVAVFAVMVRLFQISPAANTGVLSDVLTVIAIASILFGNLLALTQNNLKRLLGYSSIAHFGYLLIALVASKGLAVEAIGVYLVTYVITSLGAFGVITLMSSPYKGRDADALYEYRGLFWRRPYLTAVLTVMMLSLAGIPLTAGFIGKFYIVATGVEAHEWWLVASLVLGSAIGVFYYLRVMVTLYLIEPNLRRVDAELHWEQKAGGVMLLAIALLAFFLGVYPQPLLTLVQHAVMAG; encoded by the coding sequence ATGGAATTCACGATCCAACACTTTATCGCGCTTGCGCCGCTGCTGATTACCAGCCTCACCATTGTGGTGGTGATGCTGGCAATCGCCTGGCGCCGCAATCACTCACAGACGTTCCTGCTGTCTACCGCAGGTCTGAACCTGGCCTTGCTGTCGATTATCCCGGCACTCAAGGTCGCCCCACTGGCGGTGACCCCGCTGGTGATGATCGATGACTTCGCGCTGCTGTACACCGCGTTGATCCTGGTTGCGACACTGGCCTGCGTCACCCTCGCCCACGCTTACCTCGGCGAAGGCGGCACCGGCTACCCGGGCAACCGCGAAGAGCTGTACCTGCTGATCCTGCTGGCTGCGGCCGGCGGTATCGTGCTGGTCAGCGCGCAGCACCTGGCCGGTTTGTTCATCGGCCTGGAACTGCTGTCGATCCCGACCTACGGCCTGGTGGCCTACGCCTTCTTCAACAAGCGCTCCCTGGAAGCCGGCATCAAGTACATGGTGCTGTCGGCCGCCGGTTCCGCGTTCCTGTTGTTCGGTATGGCCCTGCTCTACGCCGAAGCCGGTAGCCTGAGCTTCAGCGGTATCGGCCACGCACTGGCCACCACCAGCATGCCTGCGCCGCTTGCCCAACTGGGCCTGGCCATGATGCTGATCGGCCTGGCGTTCAAGCTGTCGCTGGTACCGTTCCACCTGTGGACCCCGGACGTGTACGAAGGCGCCCCGGCACCGGTAGCCGCGTTCCTGGCTACCGCGTCCAAGGTTGCAGTGTTTGCGGTGATGGTGCGTCTGTTCCAGATCTCCCCTGCCGCCAACACCGGCGTACTCAGCGACGTGCTGACCGTGATCGCCATTGCGTCGATCCTGTTCGGTAACCTGCTGGCCCTGACCCAGAACAACCTCAAGCGTCTGCTGGGTTACTCGTCCATCGCCCACTTCGGCTACCTGCTGATCGCCCTGGTGGCGAGCAAAGGCCTGGCCGTGGAAGCCATCGGCGTGTACCTGGTCACCTACGTGATCACCAGCCTCGGTGCGTTCGGCGTGATCACCCTGATGTCCTCGCCTTACAAAGGTCGGGACGCCGACGCCCTGTACGAATACCGCGGCCTGTTCTGGCGCCGTCCGTACCTGACCGCCGTGCTGACCGTGATGATGCTGTCCCTGGCCGGTATCCCGCTGACCGCCGGCTTTATCGGCAAGTTCTACATCGTCGCGACCGGTGTTGAAGCCCACGAATGGTGGCTGGTAGCCTCCCTGGTACTGGGCAGCGCCATCGGCGTGTTCTACTACCTGCGCGTGATGGTCACCCTGTACCTGATCGAGCCAAACCTGCGCCGTGTGGACGCCGAGCTGCACTGGGAGCAAAAAGCCGGTGGCGTGATGCTGCTGGCCATTGCCCTGCTGGCGTTCTTCCTGGGTGTCTACCCACAACCGTTGCTCACCCTGGTGCAGCATGCGGTGATGGCGGGTTGA
- the nuoM gene encoding NADH-quinone oxidoreductase subunit M yields the protein MILPWLILIPFIGGLLCWMGERFGATLPRWIALLTMSLELALGLWLWAHGDYSFAPAPGVDPTFALEFKHVWIERFGINVHLALDGLSLLMILLTGLLGILSVLCSWKEIERHVGFFHLNLMWILGGVVGVFLALDLFMFFFFWEMMLVPMYFLIALWGHSSSDGKKTRIYAATKFFIFTQASGLIMLVAILGLVLVNFNNTGVITFNYADLLKTKMSMTTEYILMLGFFIAFAVKLPVVPFHSWLPDAHAQAPTAGSVDLAGILLKTAAYGLLRFALPLFPNASAEFAPIAMTLGLIGIFYGAFLAFAQTDIKRLIAFSSVSHMGFVLIGIYSGSQLALQGAVIQMLAHGVSAAALFILSGQLYERLHTRDMREMGGIWSRIAYLPAISLFFAAASLGLPGTGNFVGEFLILMGSFVSAPWITAIATSGLVFGSVYSLIMIHRAYFGPTKSDAVLKGMDARELIMVLGLAALLVYIGVYPQPFLDTSAATMHGVQQWLSTAFTQLASAR from the coding sequence ATGATTCTGCCCTGGCTAATCCTGATCCCTTTTATCGGCGGCCTGCTCTGCTGGATGGGCGAGCGCTTCGGCGCTACCCTGCCCCGCTGGATTGCGTTGCTGACCATGTCCCTGGAACTCGCACTCGGCCTCTGGCTGTGGGCCCATGGCGACTATTCATTTGCTCCGGCACCGGGTGTCGATCCAACCTTCGCGCTTGAATTCAAGCACGTCTGGATCGAACGCTTCGGCATCAACGTGCACCTGGCCCTCGATGGCCTGTCGCTGTTGATGATCCTGCTGACCGGCCTGCTGGGTATCCTCTCGGTACTCTGCTCCTGGAAAGAAATCGAGCGTCACGTGGGCTTCTTCCACCTGAACCTGATGTGGATCCTGGGCGGCGTTGTCGGCGTGTTCCTTGCGCTGGACCTGTTCATGTTCTTCTTCTTCTGGGAAATGATGCTGGTGCCGATGTACTTCCTCATCGCGCTCTGGGGTCACAGTTCTTCGGACGGCAAGAAAACCCGGATCTACGCGGCGACCAAGTTCTTCATCTTCACCCAGGCTTCCGGCCTGATCATGTTGGTGGCGATCCTGGGCCTGGTCCTGGTCAACTTCAACAACACCGGCGTGATTACCTTCAACTACGCCGACCTGTTGAAAACCAAGATGTCGATGACCACCGAGTACATTCTCATGCTCGGTTTCTTCATCGCCTTCGCGGTGAAGCTGCCAGTGGTACCGTTCCACTCCTGGTTGCCTGACGCTCACGCCCAGGCACCCACCGCAGGTTCCGTGGACCTGGCCGGTATCCTGTTGAAGACGGCGGCCTACGGCCTGCTGCGTTTCGCCCTGCCGCTGTTCCCGAATGCTTCGGCCGAGTTCGCGCCGATTGCCATGACCCTGGGTCTGATCGGGATCTTCTACGGCGCGTTCCTGGCCTTCGCACAAACCGACATCAAGCGTCTGATTGCCTTCTCGTCCGTTTCCCACATGGGTTTCGTACTGATCGGCATCTACTCCGGCAGCCAGCTGGCGTTGCAAGGCGCGGTGATCCAGATGCTGGCTCACGGTGTTTCGGCAGCCGCACTGTTTATCCTCAGTGGCCAACTGTACGAGCGCCTGCACACCCGTGACATGCGTGAAATGGGCGGCATCTGGTCGCGTATCGCCTACCTGCCGGCGATCAGCCTGTTCTTTGCAGCCGCCTCCCTGGGCTTGCCGGGCACCGGTAACTTTGTCGGCGAGTTCCTGATCCTGATGGGCAGCTTCGTCAGTGCGCCATGGATCACCGCGATTGCCACCTCCGGCCTGGTGTTCGGTTCGGTCTACTCGCTGATCATGATCCACCGCGCCTACTTCGGCCCGACCAAGTCGGACGCTGTCCTTAAAGGGATGGATGCTCGCGAACTGATCATGGTGCTCGGCCTTGCGGCATTGCTGGTGTATATCGGCGTGTATCCGCAACCGTTCCTCGACACCTCTGCCGCCACGATGCATGGCGTGCAGCAGTGGTTGAGCACCGCCTTCACTCAACTCGCTTCGGCCCGGTAA
- the nuoL gene encoding NADH-quinone oxidoreductase subunit L has product MNMIFLTFVFPLIGFLLLSFSRGRWSENLSALVGVGSIGLSAIVAAYVIWQFNVAPPEAGHYTLVLWQWMAVEGFKPDFALYVDGLSITMLGVVVGVGFLIHLFASWYMRGEAGYSRFFAYTNLFIASMLFLVLGDNLLFLYFGWEGVGLCSYLLIGFYYSNRNNGNAALKAFVVTRIGDVFMAIGLFILFQQVGTLNIQELLVLAPQKFQVGDFWITLATLMLLGGAVGKSAQLPLQTWLADAMAGPTPVSALIHAATMVTAGVYLIARTHGLFTLAPEILHLVGLVGGVTLVLAGFAALVQTDIKRILAYSTMSQIGYMFLALGVGAWDGAIFHLMTHAFFKALLFLASGAVIVACHHEQNIFKMGGLWKKLPLAYASFIVGGAALAALPLVTAGFYSKDEILWEAFASGNQGLLYAGLVGAFMTSLYTFRLIFITFHGEAKTEAHAGHGISHWLPLSVLIILSTFVGAMITPPLAGVLPQSVGHAGGDAKHSLEIASGAIAIAGILLAAMLFLGKRRFVTAVANSGIGRFLSAWWFAAWGFDWIYDKLFVKPYLAISHVLRKDPLDQTIGLIPRAAKAGHTALSRTETGQLRWYAASMAAGAVLVIGAIVVVAV; this is encoded by the coding sequence ATGAACATGATCTTTCTGACTTTCGTATTTCCCCTGATCGGTTTCCTGCTGCTGTCGTTCTCCCGTGGACGCTGGTCGGAAAACCTCTCGGCCCTGGTCGGCGTGGGTTCCATTGGCCTGTCGGCGATTGTCGCCGCCTACGTCATCTGGCAATTCAACGTTGCGCCACCAGAAGCGGGTCACTACACCCTGGTGCTGTGGCAGTGGATGGCGGTCGAAGGCTTCAAGCCTGACTTCGCCCTCTACGTCGACGGCCTGTCGATCACCATGCTCGGCGTGGTGGTGGGCGTGGGCTTCCTGATCCACCTGTTCGCGTCCTGGTACATGCGCGGTGAGGCCGGTTACTCGCGCTTCTTCGCCTACACCAACCTGTTTATCGCCAGCATGCTGTTCCTGGTGCTGGGCGATAACCTGTTGTTCCTGTACTTCGGCTGGGAAGGCGTGGGCCTGTGCTCGTACCTGTTGATCGGTTTCTACTACAGCAACCGCAACAACGGTAACGCGGCACTCAAGGCGTTTGTCGTGACCCGGATCGGCGACGTGTTCATGGCCATCGGCCTGTTCATCCTGTTCCAACAGGTGGGCACGCTGAATATCCAGGAACTGCTGGTGCTGGCACCGCAGAAATTCCAGGTCGGCGACTTCTGGATCACCCTGGCGACCCTGATGCTGCTGGGCGGCGCTGTCGGTAAGTCGGCACAACTGCCACTGCAAACCTGGCTGGCAGACGCCATGGCCGGTCCTACCCCGGTTTCGGCACTGATCCACGCCGCCACCATGGTGACCGCCGGTGTCTACCTGATCGCCCGTACCCACGGCCTGTTCACCCTGGCGCCGGAAATCCTGCACCTGGTGGGCCTGGTGGGTGGCGTGACCCTGGTGCTGGCCGGCTTCGCCGCGCTGGTGCAGACCGACATCAAGCGGATCCTCGCTTACTCGACCATGAGCCAGATCGGCTACATGTTCCTGGCCCTGGGCGTCGGCGCCTGGGACGGCGCGATCTTCCACCTGATGACCCACGCCTTCTTCAAGGCCCTGCTGTTCCTCGCGTCCGGTGCGGTGATCGTTGCCTGCCACCACGAGCAGAACATCTTCAAGATGGGCGGCCTGTGGAAGAAACTGCCGTTGGCCTACGCCAGCTTCATCGTCGGCGGCGCGGCGCTTGCAGCCCTGCCACTGGTGACCGCAGGTTTCTACTCCAAAGACGAAATCCTCTGGGAAGCCTTTGCCAGCGGTAACCAAGGCCTGCTGTACGCCGGTCTGGTTGGCGCATTCATGACCTCGCTGTACACCTTCCGCCTGATCTTCATCACGTTCCACGGTGAAGCCAAGACCGAAGCCCACGCAGGTCACGGCATTTCCCACTGGCTGCCACTGTCGGTGCTGATCATCCTGTCGACCTTCGTCGGCGCCATGATCACCCCGCCACTGGCTGGCGTACTGCCACAAAGCGTCGGGCATGCCGGCGGCGACGCCAAGCACAGCCTGGAAATCGCCTCGGGCGCCATCGCCATCGCCGGTATCCTGCTGGCGGCCATGTTGTTCCTCGGCAAGCGTCGCTTCGTCACTGCCGTGGCCAACAGTGGCATTGGCCGCTTCCTTTCGGCCTGGTGGTTCGCTGCCTGGGGCTTCGACTGGATCTACGACAAACTGTTCGTCAAGCCTTACCTTGCGATCAGCCATGTACTGCGCAAAGACCCGCTCGACCAGACCATTGGTTTGATCCCGCGTGCCGCCAAGGCCGGTCACACCGCCCTGAGCCGCACCGAGACCGGCCAATTGCGTTGGTATGCAGCTTCCATGGCGGCCGGTGCCGTGCTGGTGATCGGCGCCATCGTAGTGGTAGCGGTCTGA
- the nuoK gene encoding NADH-quinone oxidoreductase subunit NuoK yields the protein MPAIPLEHGLAVAGILFCLGLVGLMVRRNILFVLMSLEIMMNAAALAFIVAGARWGQPDGQVMFILVISLAAAEASIGLAILLQLYRRFHTLDIDAASEMRG from the coding sequence ATGCCTGCTATCCCTTTGGAGCATGGTCTGGCGGTCGCCGGCATCCTGTTCTGCCTTGGCCTGGTCGGCCTGATGGTTCGCCGTAACATTCTGTTCGTGTTGATGAGCCTGGAAATCATGATGAACGCTGCTGCACTGGCCTTCATCGTGGCGGGTGCGCGTTGGGGCCAGCCGGATGGGCAAGTGATGTTCATCCTGGTGATCAGCCTGGCAGCCGCCGAGGCCAGTATTGGCCTGGCGATCCTGCTGCAACTGTATCGTCGCTTCCACACGCTTGATATCGACGCTGCCAGTGAGATGCGCGGATGA